The proteins below come from a single Acidobacteriota bacterium genomic window:
- a CDS encoding alkaline phosphatase has translation MKKFRNTALSITTAIVLAAIVSAQVPTQFPVKRIESAVTWKRDGWNALEKAKKEKLRKGKAKNVILFIGDGMGVSTLTASRIFEGQMRGESGEENRLSFEEFPFSALSKTYGTNQQTSDSAPTMSAIVSGVKTDEGVISVNQNVQHSNYTTVAGNETKTMLEYAEEAGKSTGVVSTARLTHATPAACYAHTADRDWESDADIFSRRKDAYDAKFPDIARQMLEFKFGDGLDVALGGGRSKYLPKETVDPEYPNRKGERLDGRDLTKEWTTKYKDSAFVWNKQQFDSIDAKKTKHLLGLFEPSHMKYELDRQKDVSEEPSLSEMTSKAIDVLSNNKKGYFLMVEGGRIDHAHHDGNARRALRDTVALSDAVRMAAGKVNLDETLIIVTADHSHTMFIQGYPIRGNNILGLVREVDNDGKLADKDSLDRDKKPYTTLGYANGPGARGADRPILTNETVLKPDYKQEANIPMSAETHGGEDVAIFAIGVNAHLIRGSMEENWIFYVMADAMRLGRK, from the coding sequence ATGAAGAAATTCCGGAATACGGCTTTGTCTATTACGACAGCGATCGTTCTTGCAGCTATCGTGTCTGCTCAGGTACCCACGCAGTTTCCGGTCAAGCGGATCGAATCCGCCGTGACATGGAAACGGGACGGCTGGAATGCGTTAGAAAAAGCGAAAAAAGAGAAGCTGAGGAAAGGAAAAGCCAAGAACGTCATCCTCTTTATCGGGGATGGCATGGGTGTCTCCACGCTCACGGCTTCAAGGATATTTGAGGGGCAAATGCGCGGAGAGAGCGGTGAAGAGAACCGTCTGAGCTTTGAGGAGTTTCCGTTTTCAGCTCTTTCCAAAACCTACGGTACGAATCAACAAACCTCAGACTCTGCTCCGACAATGAGCGCCATAGTTTCGGGCGTCAAAACCGATGAAGGCGTTATTTCGGTCAATCAGAATGTTCAGCACAGCAACTACACGACGGTTGCCGGAAATGAGACCAAGACAATGCTTGAGTACGCCGAGGAGGCGGGAAAGTCGACCGGCGTCGTGTCAACAGCAAGGCTCACCCATGCAACTCCGGCGGCCTGTTACGCACATACTGCTGACCGTGATTGGGAATCCGATGCTGATATTTTTTCAAGAAGAAAGGACGCCTATGACGCTAAATTTCCCGATATAGCGAGGCAGATGCTCGAATTCAAGTTTGGCGATGGACTGGATGTGGCTCTCGGCGGCGGGCGTTCGAAATACTTGCCGAAAGAGACGGTCGATCCAGAATATCCGAACCGCAAAGGAGAACGTCTCGACGGACGCGATCTGACCAAGGAATGGACGACAAAGTACAAGGATTCTGCATTCGTATGGAACAAGCAGCAGTTCGATTCGATCGATGCAAAGAAGACGAAACATTTGCTTGGCCTTTTTGAGCCTTCGCATATGAAGTACGAACTTGATCGTCAGAAGGATGTTTCCGAAGAGCCATCGCTTTCGGAAATGACCTCCAAAGCGATCGATGTGCTTTCGAATAATAAAAAAGGTTACTTTCTGATGGTCGAAGGCGGCCGTATCGATCATGCTCATCATGATGGCAACGCAAGGCGGGCTCTGCGGGACACTGTAGCTCTTTCTGACGCGGTGCGAATGGCGGCCGGGAAGGTAAACCTGGATGAAACGCTGATCATCGTCACCGCCGATCACAGCCACACGATGTTCATCCAGGGCTATCCTATCCGAGGTAACAATATTCTTGGTCTGGTGCGTGAGGTTGATAACGACGGCAAACTCGCGGACAAAGATTCGCTAGACCGAGATAAAAAGCCGTATACCACGCTCGGATACGCCAATGGCCCTGGGGCCCGAGGAGCTGACCGACCTATATTAACTAATGAAACTGTGCTGAAGCCGGACTACAAACAGGAAGCGAACATTCCGATGTCCGCTGAAACTCACGGGGGAGAGGATGTCGCAATATTTGCTATCGGCGTTAACGCACATCTGATACGCGGTTCGATGGAAGAGAACTGGATCTTCTACGTTATGGCCGATGCGATGAGACTCGGACGCAAATGA
- the pruA gene encoding L-glutamate gamma-semialdehyde dehydrogenase, whose amino-acid sequence MQAQRTLDEFRNEPFTDFSKAENADAMRAALAKVKSELGREYPIVINGEKIALEHKFKSISPSNTSEVVGVFSEGDSDTSLVEKAIDAATAAFTTWRNVDPAARAEYLFKVADIMRQRKHELSAWMVYEVSKTWAEADGDTAEAIDFCEFYGREMLKWAAEQPITPYPGERNIFEYIPLGVGAVIPPWNFPLAIMAGMTLAAVVSGNTVVLKPSSDSPTIAAKFMEIVEEVGLPAGVVNYISGSAATGEAMVTSPKTRFISFTGSKGVGLHINEEAAKTRPGQIWIKRVIAEMGGKDAIVVADDADLDSAATGIVQAAFGFQGQKCSACSRLIVDEKVHDELVEKIVALTKKLKIGQPTEGDTNVSAVINKRSFDNTLGYIEKAIAEGGTVLTGGKGDDSTGYYIEPTIVDDVAAGSTLEQEEVFAPVLAVIKARDYDHAIEIANDTEFGLTGAVYSASQERLDQARRDFHVGNLYLNRKCTGALVGVHPFGGFNMSGTDSKAGGREYLLQFMQGKSIAQKI is encoded by the coding sequence ATGCAAGCACAAAGAACATTGGACGAATTCAGAAACGAACCATTTACAGATTTTTCAAAGGCAGAAAATGCCGACGCGATGCGAGCGGCTCTCGCTAAGGTTAAGAGCGAGCTTGGCCGTGAATATCCTATCGTGATCAACGGCGAAAAGATCGCACTTGAACATAAGTTTAAGAGCATTAGCCCGTCAAATACTTCGGAAGTCGTCGGCGTTTTTTCGGAAGGCGATTCGGATACTTCTTTGGTCGAGAAAGCTATTGATGCGGCGACCGCGGCGTTCACAACGTGGCGAAATGTCGATCCGGCGGCTCGTGCCGAGTATCTATTTAAGGTCGCCGACATCATGCGACAGCGAAAGCACGAGCTTTCGGCTTGGATGGTTTATGAGGTATCGAAGACATGGGCCGAGGCCGACGGAGACACCGCTGAAGCGATCGATTTTTGTGAATTCTATGGCCGCGAAATGCTCAAATGGGCAGCGGAGCAGCCTATCACGCCGTATCCGGGCGAAAGAAATATCTTTGAGTACATCCCGCTCGGCGTCGGAGCTGTGATCCCGCCGTGGAACTTTCCACTCGCGATCATGGCGGGGATGACTCTGGCCGCAGTTGTATCTGGAAATACCGTGGTTCTCAAGCCTTCGTCCGATTCGCCGACGATCGCGGCAAAGTTCATGGAGATAGTAGAAGAAGTCGGTTTGCCCGCCGGCGTGGTCAACTACATCAGCGGAAGTGCCGCCACGGGCGAAGCTATGGTGACGAGCCCTAAGACGCGTTTTATTTCGTTCACAGGATCGAAGGGCGTCGGCCTTCATATTAATGAGGAGGCTGCTAAGACTAGGCCCGGCCAGATATGGATCAAACGTGTTATCGCTGAAATGGGCGGCAAGGACGCGATCGTGGTTGCCGATGATGCCGATCTTGATTCGGCAGCGACGGGTATCGTACAGGCAGCGTTCGGGTTCCAGGGACAGAAATGCTCGGCTTGTTCGCGGCTTATAGTCGACGAAAAGGTCCACGACGAGTTGGTTGAAAAAATCGTCGCTCTGACAAAGAAACTGAAGATCGGGCAGCCAACCGAAGGCGATACGAATGTCTCGGCGGTGATCAATAAGCGCTCATTCGACAATACGCTTGGTTATATCGAGAAAGCGATTGCCGAGGGTGGAACGGTTTTGACAGGCGGGAAAGGCGACGATTCGACTGGTTATTATATTGAGCCGACGATCGTTGATGATGTTGCCGCGGGCTCTACACTTGAGCAGGAAGAGGTTTTCGCACCGGTTTTGGCGGTGATCAAGGCACGCGATTACGACCACGCGATCGAAATTGCAAATGACACAGAATTCGGGCTTACTGGTGCGGTATATTCTGCATCTCAGGAACGGTTGGATCAAGCACGGCGCGATTTTCACGTGGGTAATCTTTACCTAAATCGAAAATGCACCGGAGCTTTGGTCGGTGTTCATCCGTTCGGTGGTTTCAATATGAGCGGAACTGACTCGAAGGCCGGTGGACGAGAATATTTGCTTCAGTTCATGCAGGGCAAATCGATCGCTCAAAAGATATAA